Proteins from a genomic interval of Symmachiella macrocystis:
- a CDS encoding polysaccharide deacetylase family protein: protein MNGFRGILAICCVLACSITAAVAEDENNGKRYLIIHSDDAGMSHSVNRGTIEAMENGIVSSASIMVPCPWLPEFAAYARENPDKDYGIHLTVNSEFKNYRWRPVAERNKVPSLLDEDGYMYRGAEAVVANARADEVEIELRAQIDRAKEMGIPLSHLDTHMGTLLMRADLFEIYVRLGVDYNLPVLFMANIPPERLKQYPGLKDNFDAKKQLLQSNGLPVLDFVTMYYQGGPHEVRKAHYLNVIRNLKPGLSEIIIHCGYDGPELEAITGSYKLRDDDRRIFQDPEVIAEVKKLGIEVITWKQAHEMAAKPQAAQ from the coding sequence ATGAACGGTTTCCGAGGAATTCTAGCGATCTGCTGCGTGTTAGCGTGCAGCATCACTGCGGCTGTTGCGGAGGACGAGAACAACGGCAAGCGTTATTTGATTATTCATTCTGATGATGCGGGGATGTCGCATTCGGTCAATCGAGGAACGATTGAAGCGATGGAGAATGGGATTGTCTCCTCGGCAAGCATCATGGTCCCCTGCCCTTGGTTGCCAGAATTCGCCGCCTATGCCCGCGAAAACCCAGACAAAGATTACGGCATTCACCTGACCGTCAATTCGGAGTTTAAAAACTACCGTTGGCGGCCGGTCGCCGAGCGGAACAAGGTTCCCAGCCTGTTGGATGAAGATGGTTACATGTATCGCGGCGCCGAAGCAGTTGTCGCCAATGCGCGTGCAGATGAGGTCGAAATCGAACTGCGTGCACAAATCGACCGTGCCAAGGAAATGGGAATTCCGCTGTCACACCTCGACACCCACATGGGAACGCTGCTGATGCGGGCCGACCTGTTTGAGATCTATGTGCGATTGGGAGTCGACTACAATTTGCCAGTCTTGTTCATGGCGAATATTCCTCCCGAACGTTTGAAACAGTACCCGGGACTCAAAGACAACTTCGACGCCAAAAAACAATTGCTGCAGTCCAACGGCCTGCCGGTGTTGGATTTTGTGACCATGTATTATCAAGGCGGCCCGCACGAAGTCCGTAAGGCCCATTACCTGAATGTGATTCGCAATCTGAAACCAGGGCTCAGCGAAATCATCATCCACTGCGGCTACGACGGACCGGAACTTGAGGCGATTACCGGGAGCTACAAATTGCGAGACGACGACCGCCGGATCTTCCAAGACCCGGAAGTCATCGCAGAGGTCAAAAAGCTTGGCATCGAAGTCATCACCTGGAAACAGGCGCACGAGATGGCCGCGAAACCACAGGCTGCCCAGTAA
- a CDS encoding tetratricopeptide repeat protein: MNRFILGLILATGLSCMVACLGTKEEVEKPAETVPAPPKIDPRHQPQTERVDKASVELKSMERVGTEEHASIAAEFFVKRFVQQKYRANGDYRDPLMKYFPKTEEWSAFGVLQGKEPNLPRYTVECFVHLNDQDDWECRLMRIDKQQVYAIDAPDPDVTLPNIKVGPNGKASPVNDNASVATEGDPETPQRTAEAKAAGDLRMAKSLMKRSPEKAKQRLQTIIDEFPETPAAAEASELIQTIKD, translated from the coding sequence ATGAACCGATTCATCTTAGGATTGATACTGGCTACCGGGTTGTCCTGCATGGTGGCATGCCTGGGGACTAAAGAGGAAGTCGAGAAACCCGCAGAGACCGTCCCTGCCCCTCCCAAAATCGACCCAAGGCACCAACCGCAAACCGAGCGAGTCGATAAGGCTTCCGTCGAGCTCAAATCGATGGAACGCGTGGGGACCGAAGAGCACGCGTCGATTGCAGCGGAGTTTTTTGTCAAGCGATTTGTGCAGCAGAAATATCGCGCCAACGGCGACTATCGAGATCCGCTGATGAAGTATTTCCCCAAGACGGAAGAGTGGTCCGCTTTCGGGGTCCTTCAAGGCAAGGAACCGAATTTGCCCCGTTACACGGTGGAATGTTTTGTGCACCTGAACGACCAGGACGACTGGGAATGCCGGTTGATGCGGATCGACAAACAACAGGTCTATGCCATAGATGCCCCCGACCCGGATGTGACGTTGCCAAACATTAAGGTGGGTCCCAACGGAAAAGCCAGTCCGGTGAATGATAATGCATCCGTCGCTACCGAAGGTGACCCCGAAACGCCGCAGCGAACCGCCGAGGCTAAAGCCGCTGGCGATCTAAGAATGGCCAAATCCTTGATGAAGCGATCCCCGGAGAAAGCAAAACAACGGTTGCAAACAATCATTGATGAATTTCCTGAGACCCCGGCAGCCGCAGAAGCCAGTGAATTGATCCAAACGATCAAGGATTGA
- a CDS encoding SRPBCC family protein: protein MPVTIIPDLQRGGFILHCEQRLPVPLEEVFEFFSDACALESITPPWLNFHVVTPSPIGITAGTLIDYKLRMHGIPMRWQSEITVWEPPFRFIDSQRKGPYKHWEHEHTFRTDNGGTIVGDTVHYSVPGGAMIHRLLVKRDLERIFSYRQQAISQRFASELIAAD from the coding sequence ATGCCTGTAACGATCATCCCTGACCTGCAACGTGGCGGTTTCATTCTCCATTGCGAACAACGACTGCCTGTCCCGCTGGAGGAGGTCTTCGAATTTTTTTCCGATGCCTGTGCACTGGAGTCGATTACGCCCCCCTGGCTGAATTTCCATGTCGTAACCCCTTCTCCCATCGGAATTACCGCCGGCACCCTAATTGATTACAAGCTCCGCATGCACGGTATTCCGATGCGGTGGCAGAGCGAAATCACTGTCTGGGAACCTCCTTTCCGGTTCATAGATTCTCAGCGGAAAGGTCCCTACAAGCACTGGGAACACGAGCATACGTTCCGCACAGACAATGGCGGAACGATTGTGGGAGACACCGTCCACTATTCCGTTCCCGGCGGAGCAATGATTCATCGCCTGTTAGTGAAACGTGACTTGGAACGAATTTTCTCGTACCGACAACAGGCAATCAGTCAACGCTTTGCCAGTGAACTGATCGCAGCCGATTAG
- a CDS encoding pectate lyase produces MRRTTMVIALIAVMIPSTATADDLSVDEAQQALRRGVEYFRDHVSIEGGYLWRYAADFSEREGEVPASATTAWVQPPGTPSVGAAYLDVYELTGDKYYLEAARETARALVQGQLQSGGWDYRIEFAPEDRKKHAYCADKNQSDDQDKSNADETPHQKKKKRPPRNTTTLDDNTTQAALRFMMRIDRALIFQDQPIHESAQFALQSLLDAQYPIGAWPQRFSAAPDSEKFPVKSASFPDEWSRTYPAIDYRSYYTFNDNTIADMVDLMFRAAEIYDDPQYMAAAERAGDFILLAQLPEPQPGWAQQYDAEMHPAWARKFEPPALTGAESQGVMRTLLRLYDRTGKAKFLQPIPRALAYYQSGVLSDGRLARFYEIGTNTPLYFTKDYQLTYSDDDMPTHYGFKTRNNLDAIAKEYDKRKNSNHPGSAKPLTELKKAPRLSAKLKQRAAAVVDAQKENGAWIEPARQRNRSNIPANTPCINSQTFSDNIVKLARFIAASKNSR; encoded by the coding sequence GTGCGGCGAACTACGATGGTGATTGCCTTGATTGCGGTGATGATTCCTTCCACGGCCACGGCGGACGACTTGAGCGTTGACGAGGCTCAACAGGCTCTGCGGCGCGGGGTGGAATACTTTCGCGACCATGTGTCGATCGAAGGGGGATACTTATGGCGGTATGCGGCGGATTTTAGCGAGCGCGAAGGAGAAGTCCCCGCATCCGCAACAACCGCTTGGGTGCAACCACCAGGAACCCCGTCGGTCGGGGCAGCCTATTTGGATGTTTACGAACTGACCGGCGATAAATATTATCTCGAAGCAGCCCGGGAAACGGCACGCGCTTTGGTACAGGGACAACTGCAATCAGGCGGCTGGGACTACCGAATCGAATTCGCTCCGGAAGATCGCAAAAAGCACGCTTACTGCGCCGATAAGAACCAAAGCGACGACCAAGACAAATCCAACGCGGATGAAACACCGCATCAGAAAAAGAAAAAACGTCCGCCGCGGAATACGACGACTCTGGATGACAATACGACACAAGCCGCGCTGCGGTTTATGATGCGGATTGATCGCGCGCTGATTTTTCAGGATCAACCGATTCATGAATCCGCGCAGTTCGCACTGCAATCGCTGCTGGATGCGCAATACCCCATCGGCGCATGGCCGCAACGGTTTTCGGCGGCGCCTGACTCGGAAAAATTCCCCGTCAAATCGGCGAGTTTTCCTGATGAGTGGTCACGAACCTACCCGGCGATCGATTACCGCAGCTATTACACTTTCAACGACAACACGATCGCGGACATGGTCGACCTCATGTTTCGGGCGGCGGAAATCTACGATGACCCCCAATACATGGCCGCTGCGGAGCGGGCGGGTGATTTTATCTTACTGGCGCAACTGCCCGAACCACAGCCGGGTTGGGCACAACAATACGACGCGGAGATGCACCCCGCTTGGGCACGCAAGTTCGAACCTCCCGCGCTCACCGGTGCTGAGTCGCAAGGAGTGATGCGGACGCTGTTGCGGTTGTATGACCGGACCGGCAAGGCAAAGTTTCTTCAGCCGATCCCGCGTGCCTTGGCGTATTACCAATCCGGCGTCTTGTCCGATGGGCGATTAGCACGGTTCTATGAAATCGGGACCAACACGCCCTTGTACTTCACCAAGGATTATCAGCTGACGTACAGCGACGACGACATGCCGACGCATTATGGATTCAAAACCCGCAATAACCTGGACGCGATCGCCAAAGAATATGACAAACGAAAAAACAGCAATCATCCAGGCTCTGCGAAACCGCTTACCGAACTCAAAAAAGCACCGCGATTGTCAGCGAAATTGAAACAACGAGCCGCCGCTGTTGTTGACGCCCAAAAGGAAAACGGCGCCTGGATTGAACCCGCTCGCCAGCGCAATCGCAGCAACATTCCAGCCAATACGCCTTGCATCAATAGCCAAACCTTTTCCGATAACATCGTCAAGTTGGCACGATTCATTGCCGCATCGAAAAACTCACGCTAA
- a CDS encoding DUF1501 domain-containing protein produces the protein MPTPANWKSILTRRHFFGRSASGIGVAALASLLNESPTAQAADGGGLPGFPNFAPRAKRVIYLFQSGGPSQMDLFDHKPNLGELRGTDLPDSIRQGQRLTGMTSRQARFPVAPSKFRFDKHGESGQEISELLPHTAKIADDICIIRSLNTKAVNHDPAITFFQTGAELAGRPSMGSWLAYGLGSDNRDLPAFVTMVSGDGGQPLYDRLWGSGFLPTQYQGVKFRSVGDPVLFLSNPQGIDDPTRRRVLDDLAEMNRLKLNEFGDPEIATRIAQYELAYRMQTSVPELTDVSSEPQHIFEHYGADSKKPGTFAANCLLARRLAERGVRFIQLFHRGWDQHLNLPRDIGKQCAATDQASAALVQDLKQRGLLEDTLVVWGGEFGRTVYCQGKLTADDYGRDHHPRCFSMWLAGGGIKGGLTFGETDDYSYNITADPVHIYDLHATMLHCLGIDHEKLTYKFQGRYFRLTDVHGKIVRELLA, from the coding sequence ATGCCGACTCCGGCCAATTGGAAATCGATATTAACGCGGCGGCATTTTTTTGGCCGTTCCGCCAGCGGCATCGGTGTGGCGGCTTTAGCATCACTGCTGAATGAATCCCCCACTGCGCAAGCGGCCGACGGAGGGGGATTGCCGGGGTTTCCAAATTTCGCCCCGCGTGCGAAGCGAGTGATCTATTTATTCCAATCGGGCGGTCCCTCGCAGATGGACCTGTTCGATCACAAGCCAAATTTAGGAGAACTCCGCGGCACCGATTTACCCGATTCGATTCGCCAAGGGCAGCGCCTGACCGGAATGACCTCGCGGCAAGCCCGCTTTCCGGTCGCGCCGAGCAAATTTCGTTTCGACAAACATGGCGAAAGCGGGCAGGAAATCAGCGAGCTGTTGCCGCACACAGCGAAGATTGCGGATGATATTTGCATCATCCGTTCGCTGAACACCAAAGCGGTCAACCACGACCCGGCGATTACGTTTTTTCAAACAGGAGCCGAACTCGCCGGGCGGCCCAGTATGGGATCGTGGTTGGCTTATGGTTTGGGCAGCGACAATCGTGACTTGCCGGCGTTTGTGACGATGGTTTCCGGCGATGGCGGACAGCCCCTCTACGATCGTTTGTGGGGCAGCGGCTTTTTGCCCACGCAGTACCAAGGCGTCAAATTCCGCTCCGTCGGCGATCCGGTGTTGTTCCTCTCGAATCCACAAGGAATCGACGATCCCACCCGCCGCCGTGTGCTGGATGACTTGGCGGAAATGAATCGACTGAAGCTGAACGAATTCGGCGATCCCGAAATCGCCACCCGCATCGCCCAATATGAACTCGCTTATCGCATGCAGACCTCGGTGCCGGAATTGACGGATGTCTCCAGCGAGCCGCAACATATTTTTGAGCATTACGGTGCCGACTCCAAGAAGCCGGGAACGTTCGCCGCGAACTGTTTGTTAGCGCGGCGGCTGGCTGAGCGCGGCGTGCGGTTTATCCAATTGTTCCATCGTGGTTGGGATCAGCACCTCAACTTACCCAGGGATATTGGCAAGCAGTGCGCTGCCACCGATCAAGCGTCAGCGGCATTGGTTCAGGATTTAAAACAACGTGGCCTGCTGGAAGATACTCTCGTTGTCTGGGGCGGAGAATTTGGCCGCACGGTTTATTGCCAAGGCAAACTGACGGCCGACGATTACGGTCGCGACCATCATCCCCGTTGCTTCTCGATGTGGCTGGCCGGCGGCGGTATCAAAGGCGGGCTGACTTTCGGCGAGACGGACGACTACAGCTACAACATCACCGCCGACCCGGTGCATATCTACGATTTGCACGCCACGATGCTGCATTGCTTAGGGATCGATCACGAGAAATTGACGTACAAATTCCAAGGCCGCTATTTCCGGCTGACGGACGTGCATGGGAAAATCGTGCGCGAGCTGTTGGCGTGA
- a CDS encoding DUF1501 domain-containing protein, with product MVPARCPGPVNRREFLRIGSFALGGATLFDIAAGRAAAGTLSSDTSVILCYLHGGPSQLETYDLKPHAPVETRSVFSPISTSVPGMDICEHFPLQAKIADKFSIVRSLNHDVGIHSDGGIIVCTGKRPAVLDPTSQSKSEHPDIGSIVSRVRGGHRSGMPQYVATPSSFYFTRPTYLGVAQQPFVVGNPAAENYAPPELKIAPQLQERGLDDRKALLAQFDRFRSDLDLNEALAGTNAFRQHAFNMLTTPQVADAFDINQEPDKLRDRYGRNMWGQSFLLARRLAEAGTGVVSLMMNSPKRGDEFTNWDDHPGNAGRPGHFATFMRTRLPYLDQALTTMIEDIWDRGLNRRILVVVVGEFGRTPRIRKGTPNDSVGRDHWPNAYSALISGGDLQMGRVIGATDSKAAYPVESPHSPQDLLATVYRHLGVDYTQQFVDYGGRPISILPFGEPIAGLL from the coding sequence ATGGTCCCTGCTCGATGCCCCGGTCCGGTCAATCGCCGCGAATTCCTGCGGATCGGGTCGTTTGCGCTGGGGGGAGCGACGTTATTCGACATTGCCGCCGGGCGCGCGGCGGCGGGAACGCTGAGCAGCGACACGTCGGTCATTTTGTGCTATCTGCACGGCGGTCCGTCGCAACTGGAAACCTACGACCTCAAGCCGCACGCACCGGTGGAAACACGCAGCGTCTTCTCGCCGATTTCCACGTCAGTACCCGGAATGGATATCTGCGAACACTTTCCGCTACAGGCGAAGATCGCGGATAAGTTTTCAATTGTCCGCTCGCTGAACCATGATGTCGGGATTCACAGCGATGGGGGCATTATTGTTTGCACCGGGAAACGGCCGGCGGTTCTTGATCCTACGTCGCAATCCAAAAGCGAACATCCCGACATTGGCAGCATTGTCAGCCGCGTGCGAGGCGGGCATCGGTCGGGGATGCCGCAATATGTGGCAACCCCCTCTTCGTTTTATTTCACACGTCCGACGTACTTGGGTGTTGCGCAACAACCATTCGTGGTCGGCAATCCGGCTGCAGAAAACTACGCCCCGCCCGAATTGAAGATCGCGCCGCAACTCCAAGAGCGGGGACTGGATGACCGCAAGGCACTACTGGCGCAGTTTGATCGATTTCGTAGCGACTTGGATCTCAACGAGGCGCTGGCTGGGACGAACGCGTTTCGCCAACACGCCTTCAATATGCTGACCACTCCGCAAGTGGCCGATGCGTTCGATATCAACCAGGAACCCGACAAGCTTCGCGATCGATATGGCCGCAATATGTGGGGGCAATCGTTTTTGCTAGCGCGGCGTTTGGCCGAAGCGGGGACGGGGGTCGTGAGCCTGATGATGAACTCGCCAAAGCGGGGCGACGAATTCACGAACTGGGACGACCATCCCGGCAATGCCGGCCGCCCGGGACATTTTGCGACCTTCATGCGGACACGCTTGCCCTATCTGGATCAGGCGTTGACGACAATGATCGAAGACATTTGGGACCGCGGGTTGAATCGCCGGATTCTGGTTGTGGTGGTCGGCGAATTTGGTCGCACACCACGGATTCGCAAGGGAACACCGAATGACTCCGTCGGCCGCGATCATTGGCCCAATGCCTATTCGGCGTTGATTTCGGGCGGCGATTTGCAAATGGGGCGCGTTATCGGAGCCACTGACAGCAAGGCTGCCTATCCGGTCGAGTCGCCGCATTCGCCGCAAGATTTGTTGGCGACCGTTTATCGGCATCTGGGCGTTGATTATACGCAGCAGTTCGTCGACTATGGAGGACGCCCGATATCCATTTTGCCGTTTGGCGAACCGATCGCGGGATTACTTTGA